CTGCGAGCAACAATACCACCCAATGGAATTGGCCTTTGGGTAGACCTTTCCCAAAAATCACCCAAATCAATAATTTTTTCTAACCCTTTTTCCAGGTAAGTAAACCTATTTTCATGAATAATAACACCGGCATCAGCACGTCCATCCAAAACCGCTTCTTCAATTTGATTAAAAATCATAAAACTCTTTTTCACCGGAAATTTTTGAAAATAATCAAATAAAAAATGGGCGGTAGTTTGTTCACCCGGTAAAGCCACCTTAACATCTGGTGGTAATGGCTGATTCACTGGAAATGAATGCCCTTTTCTACTAATTAACAAAGGACCTACACCTAAACCTAAGGCACTACCTGAATCCAACAAAGTATAAGCATTGTCTAATTGGCAATAGGCGTAAAAACTAAGTTTTGTAACATCTAATTTAGAGGCAGCAGCCCAATTATTTAGTTCCTGAACATCCGCAAGAACCGGTTCAAATTCTAAACCTTGGGTATCAATTAACCCATTAACAAGTGCCCCAAAGATGAAAGTATCATTAGGACAAGGTGAAAAACCCAACGTAATTTTCATATTGTTTTTATTCCATTTACTTTACAAATGAGACCAAGATGTCCACAGTGAACAGATTCATGGCGAATGGCATGTTTAATTATTTCCCTCACCGAATTACCTCTTCCAAAGTTAAAAGCTAAGGAACTTTCCATATCTAACTCTTCCAAAGGCGCAGAACTTAATTTTTCTATAGCTAAAACATGTACTTTTTTAAATGCCTCTAATACTTCCATGAATTCAGGCATACCATCCTTTTCACCATCCATACTACCTAGTCGAAACTTATCTAACCAAGGATAAACCTCAAGTTGAGAATATCCTAAAACGTGTAAGACTAATAAGTTCTCAGCCCATGCTAAATGACCTAAGATCCAGAAATAAGAATTCAATTGAATACTTCCTTCAATCACAAATTGATGATGGGGGTTTACTTCTTTTAATTTGGAAAGATAAAACCGAGTGAGATCCCTGGCATTATCTAATAATCCTGCAAGTATTTGCGATTCCGTCATGGTACAAAAATAAAAAAGCCCCTCGAATGGAGGGGCTTTTTAAAATAAATGAGAATAATGCTTATTTAACCAATTGGAAGTCTACACGACGATCAACGTTGTAAGCTTCTTTGCTAGTTGCCAAAGGCTCAGATTTACCTTTAGATTCAACGATTAAGCGAGATGCGTCAATTCCATATACTTTCTTCAAGTGGTCAGCAGCAGCTTGGGCACGTTTTTCAGAAAGAGTTTTGTTCAAACCTTCTGCTCCTGTAGGATCAGCATGACCAATAATTTTAACTTTAGCACTTGGGCTAGCTTTCAATACTTGAGCAACCTCAGCTAATTTATCAAAACTTGACCAGTAGTCGATACGTGAGCTATTAACTTTAAAGAAAATTGATGGCAATCCACCTGCATAAGATACAGAGGCAGCAGCAGGAGTAACGTCAGCAGGTTTAACTGAGATGGCTTTACCTTGGAAGTTAACCAATGTTCCAGACGGAGTGTTAGGCTCAAGATCTTTGCTATCATAAACGCCATCACCATCGGAATCAAGTTCTTTACCATCCGAACCTACTTTCGCACCTTTAGCAGTGAAAGGATCAGCATCTAAATGATCAGGAACTCCATCTTTATCAGTATCAACTGATTTACCGGAACCATCAACAGTAACACCGGCAGGAGTGTTTGCTTCTTTGTCAAACAAATCACTTACGCCATCACCATCAGTATCTTTAGAAAGACCATCGATATTAGTTCTAATCTCTTCTTGATCTTTAGCAATTTCAGCATAAGGGTTAGTCCATTCAGTTGACTCTTCAGCACCTTTCTTACCGAATTTGAAGGCAAGACCTAAACTAGTGTATAAATATTTGTCTTTGCGGAAAGAGTTTCCAACTTTTGCATCAAGTTTATCGGAATTAACGTTTACTAAAGTTGCCTCAAGAGACAAATCCAAAGATTTGGACAAACGGAATTTTGCACCAGCACCAACTGGGAAAACAGTTTCAGTAGTCATTTCTTTTTTCTCAGTTCCAGCTAATTTATAGCCTTGAGAAGACATAAATGCATCCGTTTTTAAATTTTTTCTTAGGGTTCTGAAGTGCATCAAACCTGCACCTGCAAAACCGTAAATTGTCAAGAAACGAGGTTTAGCTTTATCTGTATAAAACATGTTTGAAATGTTTGCATACACAGTCAAATCATACTCAATTAAACTTGATTTAAAATAAGATGAGAAAGCCGAGTTAGATGACCTTTTCATTCCTGCCAAGGTACCATACATCAATGAACCTCTCAATCCAAACACATTGGACAAACTTCTTGTAAGAACACCTTGAACGCCAAACCCTAATTCAGGTTGACTTTTTCCGGCTTCCTTTTTCATAATTGGATACCAATCATATTGACGAACGTCACCATAAAATTGTGTCAATCCACCATTAATACCGATTGACCATTTTTTATAGGCTTTTTTTGGAACAGATGCACCAGCGTCCGCAGTTGTACCGCCTGCAATAGAATTCATCGCAATGCTGGTGGCTAAAGTTAGTAACAGTAATCCTTTTCTCATTTTATTTTTGGTTGTGGTTTGTATATTCTACAACAAAGTAGGCGCAAAAGTATTATTTT
This genomic interval from Bacteroidia bacterium contains the following:
- a CDS encoding 1,4-dihydroxy-6-naphthoate synthase — its product is MKITLGFSPCPNDTFIFGALVNGLIDTQGLEFEPVLADVQELNNWAAASKLDVTKLSFYAYCQLDNAYTLLDSGSALGLGVGPLLISRKGHSFPVNQPLPPDVKVALPGEQTTAHFLFDYFQKFPVKKSFMIFNQIEEAVLDGRADAGVIIHENRFTYLEKGLEKIIDLGDFWERSTQRPIPLGGIVARSNFDISLLSLINSLIRQSIEFAYQYPERIWPYILSHAQEMEDEVIRKHIQLYVNDFTLDLGKEGHEAILRMKSVINQK
- a CDS encoding DinB family protein, with product MTESQILAGLLDNARDLTRFYLSKLKEVNPHHQFVIEGSIQLNSYFWILGHLAWAENLLVLHVLGYSQLEVYPWLDKFRLGSMDGEKDGMPEFMEVLEAFKKVHVLAIEKLSSAPLEELDMESSLAFNFGRGNSVREIIKHAIRHESVHCGHLGLICKVNGIKTI
- a CDS encoding OmpA family protein — its product is MRKGLLLLTLATSIAMNSIAGGTTADAGASVPKKAYKKWSIGINGGLTQFYGDVRQYDWYPIMKKEAGKSQPELGFGVQGVLTRSLSNVFGLRGSLMYGTLAGMKRSSNSAFSSYFKSSLIEYDLTVYANISNMFYTDKAKPRFLTIYGFAGAGLMHFRTLRKNLKTDAFMSSQGYKLAGTEKKEMTTETVFPVGAGAKFRLSKSLDLSLEATLVNVNSDKLDAKVGNSFRKDKYLYTSLGLAFKFGKKGAEESTEWTNPYAEIAKDQEEIRTNIDGLSKDTDGDGVSDLFDKEANTPAGVTVDGSGKSVDTDKDGVPDHLDADPFTAKGAKVGSDGKELDSDGDGVYDSKDLEPNTPSGTLVNFQGKAISVKPADVTPAAASVSYAGGLPSIFFKVNSSRIDYWSSFDKLAEVAQVLKASPSAKVKIIGHADPTGAEGLNKTLSEKRAQAAADHLKKVYGIDASRLIVESKGKSEPLATSKEAYNVDRRVDFQLVK